The nucleotide window AGTAGTAtggctttttcacatttgcatagatttacaataatccggcttttataggggaaatTCCTGTTTAAAACCACCGTTGAATCTGATAAAGAAGACTGTACTGTAGTCTTCTAAAGCTCATGTAGGCTTTTAATAAGTTGATCTAAGTGTGCTACCAAAACCACAAATATCTTCTCAGTCAAGATCAACACAGCTGCTTTTCAATTTATCTAGGTGGAAATGATGTAACTAACATTCAGTCTGTTACCTTTCTGATTTACAGGGTACGCAGGTTTGAACTACATTTGGTTGGCCCTGATTGGCGCCATCATACCCTCCTTGATGGTGGTTCTAATGGCGTTCATGCCGGAGACGCCACGTTATTTACTCAGCAAAAACAGGCGCAATGATGCGTTGGTGACACTTTCATATCTGCGTGGGACGGGAGTTGATGTTGACGACGAGTGCTGTGAGATTGAGTCGAACTTGGATCAGCAGGTGAGACAAAGTTCCATTCTTTGAAGGGAACGAAGAATGAGCAAGGGAACTGCTGACATCATTATCTTTTCTATTCAATATGACGTCCAAACTGGTCCAATAACCTCAGTTGTTCATTGTAACAAAATTAGCAGGGTCCATGAAAGAATACTGACAACGTACAGATCATAAACATGATACTTCATATATATAGATCATGTTTTTATACACTTAAAGGTTAAAGACACCATAAAAGCTAGGTTATTGTTCCTATGAGGCAAACAAGCATAGTATTCTTCAGGTCTTTCAACGACATCAACAGAAGTCCtacatcaaatgaaataaaattgtaaattttttttgtgattatcCGACAGGAACAAATGTCCCTTTCTGAATTTCTGAGACCGAGCCTGTACAAACCGCTCCTCATCAGCTTAATGCTGATGGTTTTCCAGCAGTTCAGTGGCATCAATGCCGTCATGTTCTACACGGTAGACATCTTCAGTACAGCAGGCTTTAAAGACGGCCACCTGGCCACCGTTGTGGTAGGAGCCGTTCAGGTTGTCTTCACTATTATTGCAGCTCTCTTCATGGACAAAGCTGGTAGACGACTGCTGCTTCTGATAGCAGGTAATTTTCAACTCTCAAAGCAGTTGTCGCATTCCAGCAAAAAAGGTGTACACCACACGCTATAGGTGACTTCACATACCCAAGGAACTTGAGTATTTCCACCTCATGCCACGTTTAGATTATATCATTGTAGAAATCTTATCCTGTTAACCCCTGATTTCTTGTAACCAGGCCCAcaatcactattgataacaatggatttggttTAAACCATTGTGGTGGAAAGGTCAGGTCTAAAATTTTATGCCAAATCATAATATACATCAAGCTAAAACTATGGTCTTTTGTATCAATCTTGATTTTGGATGCTATTGTATTATATTGTGCTTCAAATTATCATACTGTAATATTcttccattttttcatgaaaatgaggTAAATCAagaatttttaacaaatttttagGTAGATCAACACTGGTAcatattttgactcacaaacTTTTACCATGATACTTTCTTTGTCTACCACCTAGTGGGACTTCTtgtgaagctcttggagtgagaaaagttttcactgaatATTTTAGGGAAAATCCAACATTTTGTCTTTCCTCATAGAGTaaacacatggatggcggccattttgaatattgagTTTTGGGAGGtaatgggtaatttgtttctgtagtggAATATTTTGCGCAGTTACTGCtgctttttatttttgatttcaaacgGAAAGTGGTGTTGTTTCCTTGAGgataatttgagcaaaagtttgtctttcaattttgaggtgcGTACTACTGTAAGTAAAAGTGATATAAGTAATGACCGTGCTTTTAGTATGGTAACTGCTTTAACAGCAGAGAGTTGTGTAGTATAGCCTGTTTTAGGCAACTGACTGTCAGTGTTAGAGAAAACTTTACACTGCCAAAGAAGTGTGCATGGAAAAGCCAACAAACTGCATGTTTCCGATGAATGGCAGATTAGCATGGCAGAAAAagaacaaaattacaagaagGGTCAATTTCAACTGAAAAAATGCGCTGAAGTGGGTAATATATGCACATGCATCATGTTTTGAATTTTCTCTTTTCCATTCCAATGCTGTGGTATGTTTCTCACTGCAACGCTACGGGTGATATAAAGTGTATTGGTGATCACTAGTTGTTAGAATGCATGAAAGCCCAGCCATAAATACCAACTCTATTTGCCTTCTCTAAATTACCTGATGTATCTACCCACGAAAGTTAGTCCACTCCCTGATGTTATTCACTCCCAACTTTGATTTTTGCAGGAATTGGTATGACTGTTAGTTCAGTCACATTTGGCTTGTATTACGaactgaccaaaaatgaccCCGACGATTCCACTCACCTCAGTTGGTTGTCGCTGACCAGCATGATTGTCTACATCATCTCCTTTTCCCTGGGCTGGGGAGCCATTCCCTGGCTGATCATGTCGGAGATCTTCCCGTCCAGGGCCAGGGGCACAGCCAGTGCGATCGCCACGCTGGTGAATTGGTCCTGCGCTTTTATCGTCACGCTCACGTTCCAGGACATGATGGTAAGTGACGAGCACGTCACGGTTTTGTGCgagttttttttcttgttacTGCTGTGaatttgttagtccccacggacactgtccggggggacttataggtttggtcatgtccgtgcgtgcgtgcgtgcatgtgtgcgtccgtccgttccgttcacacagatatctcagagatgcaaaagcgatttcattcaaacttggtacaaggattacttcatatgtcatacagatgcacgccgatttgttttgggatacgatcc belongs to Ptychodera flava strain L36383 chromosome 17, AS_Pfla_20210202, whole genome shotgun sequence and includes:
- the LOC139115777 gene encoding solute carrier family 2, facilitated glucose transporter member 8-like isoform X2, with translation MDTIQYDEADGQYEAESRSSLIARQRVQNRNLYVASAVAILGPLSFGYALGYSSPAIPDMTDKGILNDKQGSLFGSVIALGAMFGGPVTGWLIELSGRKLGAMTCALPFVLGWLAISLSHGIFELLILGRILTGFATGMVSLVVPVYLAEISTAARRGLLGACFQVAVTMGILLAYLMGYAGLNYIWLALIGAIIPSLMVVLMAFMPETPRYLLSKNRRNDALVTLSYLRGTGVDVDDECCEIESNLDQQEQMSLSEFLRPSLYKPLLISLMLMVFQQFSGINAVMFYTVDIFSTAGFKDGHLATVVVGAVQVVFTIIAALFMDKAGRRLLLLIAGIGMTVSSVTFGLYYELTKNDPDDSTHLSWLSLTSMIVYIISFSLGWGAIPWLIMSEIFPSRARGTASAIATLVNWSCAFIVTLTFQDMMHALTNQGTFWFYGAVCFVGVVFVAICVPETKGRTLEQIEEHFQGHSPKYM
- the LOC139115777 gene encoding solute carrier family 2, facilitated glucose transporter member 8-like isoform X3, translated to MSEPRKRDRSEFTSRGRQRVQNRNLYVASAVAILGPLSFGYALGYSSPAIPDMTDKGILNDKQGSLFGSVIALGAMFGGPVTGWLIELSGRKLGAMTCALPFVLGWLAISLSHGIFELLILGRILTGFATGMVSLVVPVYLAEISTAARRGLLGACFQVAVTMGILLAYLMGYAGLNYIWLALIGAIIPSLMVVLMAFMPETPRYLLSKNRRNDALVTLSYLRGTGVDVDDECCEIESNLDQQEQMSLSEFLRPSLYKPLLISLMLMVFQQFSGINAVMFYTVDIFSTAGFKDGHLATVVVGAVQVVFTIIAALFMDKAGRRLLLLIAGIGMTVSSVTFGLYYELTKNDPDDSTHLSWLSLTSMIVYIISFSLGWGAIPWLIMSEIFPSRARGTASAIATLVNWSCAFIVTLTFQDMMHALTNQGTFWFYGAVCFVGVVFVAICVPETKGRTLEQIEEHFQGHSPSNEF
- the LOC139115777 gene encoding solute carrier family 2, facilitated glucose transporter member 8-like isoform X1, with translation MDTIQYDEADGQYEAESRSSLIARQRVQNRNLYVASAVAILGPLSFGYALGYSSPAIPDMTDKGILNDKQGSLFGSVIALGAMFGGPVTGWLIELSGRKLGAMTCALPFVLGWLAISLSHGIFELLILGRILTGFATGMVSLVVPVYLAEISTAARRGLLGACFQVAVTMGILLAYLMGYAGLNYIWLALIGAIIPSLMVVLMAFMPETPRYLLSKNRRNDALVTLSYLRGTGVDVDDECCEIESNLDQQEQMSLSEFLRPSLYKPLLISLMLMVFQQFSGINAVMFYTVDIFSTAGFKDGHLATVVVGAVQVVFTIIAALFMDKAGRRLLLLIAGIGMTVSSVTFGLYYELTKNDPDDSTHLSWLSLTSMIVYIISFSLGWGAIPWLIMSEIFPSRARGTASAIATLVNWSCAFIVTLTFQDMMHALTNQGTFWFYGAVCFVGVVFVAICVPETKGRTLEQIEEHFQGHSPSNEF